A genomic segment from Aspergillus puulaauensis MK2 DNA, chromosome 1, nearly complete sequence encodes:
- a CDS encoding ribosomal lysine N-methyltransferase (BUSCO:EOG09261WJ8;~COG:S;~EggNog:ENOG410PI4F;~InterPro:IPR015353,IPR001214,IPR036464;~PFAM:PF00856,PF09273;~go_function: GO:0005515 - protein binding [Evidence IEA]), translating to MSSSTHFSDFGNFQRQSDQFAAWLSSRPGVSVNSKINIADLRANAAGRGVVAQSDIFEGEELFTIPRGLVLSTHNSKLKGLLSQNLEELGPWLSMMLVMIYECLQGDNSTWAPYFRVLPQNFDTLMFWSPAELEELQGSAVVEKIGKSGAEESILESIIPVVRANPSLFPPIDGLASYDGDAGAQALLSLAHMMGSLIMAYAFDVEKPENEDERDGEDGYLTDDEEQSSKGMVPLADMLNADADKNNARLFQEEESVVMKAIKPIRAGEEIFNDYGEIPRADLLRRYGYVTDNYTPYDVIELSLDLLCAAAGLGDSDIENQPRLQLLENLELLDDGYAIPRPSDDDTVTDIIPEELALLLKTLTLTPEQFAHQQEKQKPPKPACGQEEARLLRAAIVMNQGRYSTTIEQDRELLAQLYYLEASGPLDGPSRRRKMAIQVRIGEKEVFDLVKIKIDTYLGNAEGGTTKRTANDDGDDSRRTKAQRT from the exons atgtcctcctcaacccactTTTCCGACTTTGGCAACTTCCAACGCCAGTCAGATCAGTTTGCTGCATGGCTATCTTCTAGACCCGGTGTCTCAGTGAATtcaaaaataaatatagctGATCTGAGAGCAAATGCTGCTGGAAGAGGTGTCG TGGCTCAATCCGATATTTTCGAAGGCGAAGAGCTTTTCACTATCCCCCGAGGTCTCGTCCTCTCCACCCACAATTCAAAGCTGAAAGGTCTGCTCTCTCAAAACCTAGAAGAGCTCGGCCCATGGCTGTCTATGATGCTGGTTATGATATACGAGTGTCTCCAAGGTGATAATTCCACCTGGGCACCGTATTTCCGGGTTTTGCCGCAGAATTTTGACACCTTGATGTTCTGGTCGCCGGCGGAGCTTGAAGAGCTGCAGGGGAGCGCTGTTGTTGAGAAAATCGGGAAATCAGGAGCTGAGGAATCCATTCTGGAGTCTATTATTCCTGTCGTTCGAGCCAACCCTTCTTTATTTCCTCCTATTGACGGCCTTGCTTCGTATGACGGCGATGCGGGTGCCCAGGCACTCCTGAGCCTTGCTCATATGATGGGATCCCTAATAATGGCCTACGCTTTTGATGTTGAGAAGCCGGAGAATGAGGATGAGcgtgatggtgaagatgggtATCTCaccgacgatgaagaacaGTCCTCCAAGGGCATGGTGCCTCTTGCTGATATGCTCAATGCGGACGCGGACAAAAATAAC GCGCGCCTTttccaggaagaagaatcaGTAGTGATGAAGGCAATCAAGCCCATCCGAGCTGGGGAGGAAATTTTCAACGATTACGGAGAAATCCCCCGTGCTGATCTTCTGAGGCGGTATGGCTACGTTACTGATAACTACACTCCGTACGACGTTATTGAACTCTCACTCGACCTTTTGTGCGCCGCTGCGGGTCTCGGCGATTCTGACATCGAAAATCAACCACGG CTTCAACTGCTCGAAAACTTGGAACTTCTTGATGATGGCTATGCCATACCTAGACCTTCAGATGATGATACGGTCACCGATATTATACCAGAAGAACTGGCCCTGCTCCTCAAAACCTTGACGTTAACACCCGAGCAATTCGCACATCAacaggagaagcagaaaccACCTAAGCCAGCCTGtggccaagaagaagcaaggCTCCTTCGCGCCGCAATTGTGATGAACCAGGGACGGTACAGCACAACGATAGAGCAAGATCGTGAACTCCTCGCCCAGCTTTACTACCTCGAAGCATCTGGCCCTCTCGACGGGCCTTCACGCCGGCGAAAAATGGCCATTCAAGTTCGAATAGGCGAAAAGGAGGTCTTCGATCTTGTAAAGATCAAGATCGACACCTACCTGGGAAATGCTGAGGGTGGTACTACGAAGCGGACCGCAAACGATGACGGTGACGATTCGAGGAGAACGAAAGCCCAAAGAACCTAA
- a CDS encoding urease accessory protein UreF (COG:O;~EggNog:ENOG410PM87;~InterPro:IPR002639,IPR038277;~PFAM:PF01730;~go_function: GO:0016151 - nickel cation binding [Evidence IEA];~go_process: GO:0006807 - nitrogen compound metabolic process [Evidence IEA]): MTLEPGVPELKQEISDLESRLQNARSRLAVVSPHDSESLSQSLSSPIPPLPAATSHALLLLSDSALPLGSFAYSNGLESYVAHNKPLPRSTTPVASFYRFLRLSLASMGSLSLPYVLAAYRDPADLETLDNDLDASTPCPVAQRASIAQGRALLGVWERAFRTAYASRSSDNATQNSGLQEGIKAVEAFSETLKCSMDDELGPKGHFAPLWGVVCLAMGMDARQTAYVFMLNHAKAVLSAAVRASVMGPYQAQSVLASRNLQDMIAERIDRDWDTAVEDAGQVVPPLDLWVGRHELLYSRIFNS, translated from the exons ATGACACTCGAGCCTGGTGTCCCAGAATTGAAGCAAGAGATCTCAGATCTCGAATCTCGTCTACAGAATGCAAGATCTCGGCTAGCAGTGGTCTCTCCGCATGACTCCGAGTCGCTGTCGCAGTCCTTATCGTCTCCAATCCCTCCTCTACCTGCCG CAACTAGTCATGCCCTCCTCCTCTTATCAGACTCTGCCCTCCCTCTGGGTTCCTTCGCCTACTCCAACGGATTAGAATCATACGTAGCACATAACAAGCCACTCCCACGCTCCACAACACCGGTTGCATCGTTTTACCGCTTTCTACGACTGTCCCTTGCATCAATGGGTAGTCTCTCGCTTCCCTACGTCCTAGCAGCCTACCGCGACCCTGCCGATCTTGAGACATTAGATAACGACCTCGACGCTTCCACGCCATGCCCGGTCGCCCAGCGAGCAAGTATTGCGCAAGGGCGGGCATTATTAGGTGTATGGGAGCGGGCATTCCGAACCGCATATGCGTCTCGTAGCAGCGACAATGCAACCCAGAACTCTGGATTGCAGGAAGGTATCAAGGCCGTGGAGGCCTTTTCGGAGACCCTCAAATGCTCGATGGACGATGAGCTAGGTCCCAAGGGCCACTTTGCACCGTTATGGGGTGTTGTATGCTTAGCTATGGGGATGGATGCGCGTCAAACGGCATATGTATTTATGCTGAACCATGCCAAAGCTGTTCTCAGTGCGGCGGTTCGGGCGTCGGTGATGGGACCATACCAGGCGCAGAGCGTGCTTGCTAGCAGGAACTTGCAGGACATGATTGCCGAACGGATTGACCGGGATTGGGACACTGCGGTAGAAGATGCGGGCCAGGTAGTGCCGCCGCTGGATCTTTGGGTTGGGCGCCATGAGCTTCTTTATAGCAGGATATTCAATTCATGA
- the kae1 gene encoding O-sialoglycoprotein endopeptidase (BUSCO:EOG0926347W;~COG:K;~EggNog:ENOG410PG1E;~InterPro:IPR034680,IPR017861,IPR000905,IPR043129;~PFAM:PF00814;~go_component: GO:0000408 - EKC/KEOPS complex [Evidence IEA];~go_process: GO:0002949 - tRNA threonylcarbamoyladenosine modification [Evidence IEA]) — protein sequence MIAIGLEGSANKLGVGIMLHPKDGSTPQVLANVRHTYVSPPGEGFLPKDTAKHHRAWVVKLVKKALREAHVSVDDVDCICYTKGPGMGAPLQSVAVAARTLSLLWAKELIGVNHCVGHIEMGRLITGASNPVVLYVSGGNTQVIAYSSQRYRIFGETLDIAVGNCLDRFARTLHISNDPAPGYNIEQLAKKGKQLVDLPYTVKGMDCSMSGILAAIDGLAATYGLNGEQQEEEEEDSKRTQDTPVTDGILENRKPTRADLCFSLQETVFSMLVEITERAMAHVGSKEVLIVGGVGCNERLQEMMGIMARDRGGSVHATDERFCIDNGIMIAQAGILAYKTGFRTPFTDSTCTQRFRTDDVFVQWRD from the exons ATGATCGCCATCGGTCTCGAAGGTTCCGCCAACAAACTCGGCGTGGGCATTATGCTGCATCCCAAAGATGGAAGCACCCCGCAAGTCCTCGCCAACGTCCGTCACACCTATGTCTCCCCTCCTGGAGAGGGATTTCTCCCCAAAGATACAGCAAAACACCACCGGGCGTGGGTTGTAAAACTCGTCAAGAAAGCTCTCAGAGAAGCCCATGTCTCCGTCGACGATGTGGACTGCATTTGCTACACAAAGGGACCCGGAATGGGAGCTCCTCTCCAGAGCGTGGCTGTCGCCGCCCGGACGCTAAGTCTACTCTGGGCCAAAGAATTAATTGGTGTCAATCACTGTGTTGGAC ATATTGAAATGGGTCGTCTAATCACTGGCGCATCAAACCCGGTGGTTTTATATGTTTCCGGAGGAAATACCCAGGTAATCGCATACAGCTCACAACGGTACCGCATTTTCGGGGAGACTCTTGATATCGCCGTGGGTAACTGTCTCGACCGCTTCGCGCGCACGCTACATATCTCCAACGACCCAGCACCAGGGTATAATATTGAGCAACTCGCGAAGAAGGGAAAACAACTAGTCGATCTTCCATACACGGTGAAGGGCATGGACTGTTCCATGTCAGGAATTCTGGCTGCGATCGATGGGCTCGCTGCGACATACGGGCTGAACGGAGaacagcaggaggaagaggaagaagatagCAAAAGGACGCAAGATACACCCGTAACAGACGGAATTTTAGAAAACCGAAAGCCTACACGGGCAGATTTATGTTTCTCGTTGCAAGAAACTGTATTCTCAATGCTGGTTGAGATTACAGAGCGCGCTATGGCACATGTTGGATCGAAGGAGGTTTTGATTGTTGGTGGAGTCGGGTGCAATGAGCGACTACAAGAGATGATGGGAATAATGGCCCGAGATCGTGGCGGAAGCGTTCATGCGACTGATGAGAGGTTCTGTATTGACAATGGGATTATGATCGCGCAGGCCGGAATACTTGCGTATAAGACCGGATTCCGGACGCCGTTTACAGACTCCACGTGCACCCAACGATTTCGGACGGATGATGTTTTTGTGCAGTGGAGAGACTAG
- a CDS encoding alpha-mannosyltransferase (CAZy:GT71;~COG:G;~EggNog:ENOG410PHW7;~InterPro:IPR022751,IPR029044;~PFAM:PF11051;~go_function: GO:0016757 - transferase activity, transferring glycosyl groups [Evidence IEA];~go_process: GO:0006486 - protein glycosylation [Evidence IEA]), with translation MVPRRPVARVRVLLLATALAVFYLWSLAGRYSSSSPSLPGTSLKNAHSRVYQPATLGGHIRFWNQFQPVLISSMPKCDPPLRLGDAPSIKVEESDPNNRPEMLDMLPDEVEEMKSAHARFVDSMGMVSAHLHYIPNTRGIISTAGGPYLPVLVISLRMLRRTGSELPVEVFLANDDEYEPYICDVVLPSLDAQCVVLSHIFNAAPKIMEIESYQFKLFAMLFSSFEEILFLDADSFPIIQPESLFTNEPFRSRNMVTWPDFWASTVSSYFYEITSQPAPSPGKRARQSSESGEILISKRTHAKTLLLSTYYNLWGPNYYYPLLSQGAAGEGDKETFVAAAIAVNEPYYQVKTGIVAIGHNSKGHLAGSAMVQFDPTEDYALRGSAVKDLRGKSETPRPFFIHANFPKFDPATIFQPHEVNPAFADDGSYSRAWMKPRSVIENFGSDIERHYWTEIMWTACELENKFRAWTKRKRICKGVKKYWNAVFAKGKG, from the coding sequence ATGGTTCCTCGGCGACCAGTTGCACGGGTGCGCGTGTTGTTGCTTGCAACAGCTCTCGCAGTGTTTTACCTCTGGTCGCTGGCCGGACGCTATTCAAGCTCATCTCCCAGCCTACCGGGCACTTCCTTGAAGAATGCCCACAGTAGGGTATACCAGCCAGCAACACTGGGGGGTCATATTCGTTTTTGGAACCAATTCCAACCAGTCTTGATTTCATCCATGCCAAAATGCGATCCACCTTTGAGGTTGGGAGACGCCCCTTCCATTAAAGTTGAGGAATCAGATCCAAACAACCGGCCGGAGATGCTGGACATGCTACCGGACGAAGTCGAAGAAATGAAAAGCGCTCATGCCAGATTTGTTGATTCTATGGGCATGGTTTCGGCCCATTTACACTATATCCCAAATACAAGGGGAATAATCTCCACGGCTGGAGGGCCATATCTTCCTGTGTTGGTCATCTCATTGCGAATGCTCAGACGGACGGGCTCAGAGCTACCCGTCGAAGTCTTTCTAGCCAACGACGATGAATACGAACCATACATCTGCGATGTGGTTCTTCCATCTCTGGACGCACAATGTGTTGTGCTGTCCCATATTTTCAATGCAGCCCCAAAGATTATGGAGATTGAAAGCTATCAGTTCAAGCTCTTCGCCATGCTATTCTCCTCCTTTGAAGAGATCCTCTTTCTAGACGCCGACTCATTTCCGATTATACAGCCGGAGTCCTTATTCACAAATGAACCATTCAGATCAAGAAACATGGTTACATGGCCCGATTTCTGGGCATCCACAGTCTCATCATACTTCTACGAGATCAcatcccagccagcgcccAGCCCGGGAAAACGAGCACGACAATCCAGCGAGTCCGGCGAAATCCTTATCTCGAAGAGAACCCATGCCAAAACACTTCTCCTCAGTACCTACTATAATCTCTGGGGTCCAAACTACTACTACCCCCTTCTTTCCCAAGGCGCCGCCGGCGAAGGCGACAAGGAAACCTTCGTCGCAGCCGCCATAGCCGTCAACGAGCCCTACTACCAAGTCAAAACGGGCATCGTAGCAATAGGCCACAACTCAAAGGGCCACCTCGCGGGCTCTGCAATGGTCCAATTTGACCCTACAGAAGATTATGCACTCCGTGGGTCAGCTGTCAAAGACCTTAGAGGAAAGTCCGAAACGCCACGTCCCTTCTTCATTCACGCCAACTTCCCTAAATTCGACCCGGCTACAATTTTCCAACCGCACGAGGTCAATCCTGCGTTTGCTGATGATGGGAGTTATTCGCGGGCCTGGATGAAGCCGCGAAGCGTTATTGAGAACTTTGGATCAGATATCGAAAGGCATTATTGGACGGAGATTATGTGGACGGCTTGCGAGCTTGAGAATAAATTCCGGGCAtggacgaagagaaagaggatttGCAAGGGCGTGAAGAAGTATTGGAATGCGGTTTTTGCGAAGGGGAAGGGTTGA
- a CDS encoding protein kinase COQ8 (BUSCO:EOG09262Z14;~COG:S;~EggNog:ENOG410PG8X;~InterPro:IPR011009,IPR034646,IPR004147;~PFAM:PF03109), with the protein MSGKRLLDAIQFLNVAKSVATKHLAVRQRQLDVFTRTSSLTKGIKNQTDGLILTAKAAAALAKRFDDTPPSQSQTTSASPSEPSSQTQNEPHVGVNIPASTPGAGGNTVKGQLGVSPQQEEFYQPSREPAAEPAGTPRVKVPQAASDTQVGLDENINAEVYQSPVKASPARDAESNAGPDRLKVSPQQEEFYHPTPEPGAGRTGSPKVELPRATNTTQTGLNEDINAETYQSPVAQEQELPEEMMKDIFHSPKVARTLSRKAAPDLRFRPLGTREGAAEKVDTRGTGNIEPPTVEDIVPSDSKVESEVMAELKKERDAYRMVESRVPSSRLGRLWQYGGLATSMAFGAVGESFRRVTGNTEDAAGSLMFSAGNMERLVAKLSKMRGAALKLGQMISFQDSKMLPDSIQQVLQRVQDRADYMPAYQRDKVLTDNLGPNWRDLFESFEEVPMAAASIGQVHGAVLKSTGQPVAVKIQYPGVADSIDSDLNNLSILLTASRILPRGLYLDKTIANARTELAWECDYTREAECGNRFRELLKDDPIFHVPEIIPEASGKNVLTMERLNGIAVTKIQNFTQDQRDWIGTQILRLCLREITEFKYMQTDPNWTNFLYNASTNNLELLDFGASRAYPSSFIDKYVQTLLAASRSDRETCHTLSIELGYLTGHESRAMVDAHVSSILTLAEPFMDSSPDVYDFQDQTITDRVRDLIPIMIRERLAPPPEETYSLHRKLSGAFLLCARLGSRVRCKELFKDATEKVDGSK; encoded by the exons ATGTCAGGCAAGCGTCTACTCGACGCTATCCAATTCTTGAATGTCGCTAAGTCAGTTGCGACGAAGCACCTCGCAGTGCGTCAACGGCAACTCGATGTATTTACTAGGACGTCTTCCCTCACGAAGGGTATTAAAAATCAGACGGATGGCTTAATTCTCACAGCCAAAGCAGCTGCGGCGCTTGCTAAACGTTTCGACGACACCCCTCCCTCTCAGTCGCAGACGACTTCCGCCAGCCCCTCCGAACCCTCCTCTCAGACGCAAAACGAACCTCATGTTGGGGTCAACATACCCGCATCAACtcctggcgctggtggaAATACCGTGAAAGGTCAATTGGGTGTCAGTCCACAACAGGAGGAATTCTACCAGCCTTCGCGCGAGCCAGCCGCAGAGCCCGCTGGGACACCCCGGGTGAAAGTACCACAGGCGGCAAGTGATACGCAAGTTGGGTTAGATGAGAATATAAACGCCGAAGTTTATCAATCGCCCGTGAAAGCTTCACCTGCGAGGGACGCTGAATCAAATGCTGGGCCGGACCGGTTAAAAGTGAGCCCACAGCAGGAGGAATTCTACCATCCTACGCCAGAGCCCGGTGCTGGACGCACCGGATCGCCTAAAGTCGAGCTACCACGCGCTACGAATACCACACAGACTGGGTTGAATGAGGATATAAATGCGGAGACTTACCAGTCACCCGTGGCACAAGAGCAGGAGCTCCCGGAAGAAATGATGAAGGACATATTCCATAGCCCTAAAGTTGCCAGGACCCTCTCTCGGAAAGCAGCACCAGACCTGAGGTTTCGTCCTTTGGGCACAAGGGAGGGTGCTGCGGAGAAAGTTGATACACGCGGCACTGGCAACATTGAGCCGCCGACTGTGGAGGATATCGTTCCGTCGGATTCGAAG GTAGAGTCAGAAGTCATGGCAGAGCTCAAAAAAGAGAGAGATGCCTATCGTATGGTTGAATCACGGGTTCCGTCTTCCCGACTGGGACGACTCTGGCAGTATGGTGGCCTAGCAACTTCGATGGCTTTTGGAGCCGTCGGTGAGAGTTTTCGCAGAGTGACGGGGAACACAGAAGATGCCGCTGGGTCACTCATGTTCAGTGCAGGGAACATGGAGCGTCTCGTGGctaaattatctaaaatGCGCGGCGCTGCTCTGAAGCTCGGTCAAATGATTAGTTTCCAAG ACTCGAAAATGCTCCCGGACTCGATTCAACAGGTTCTTCAAAGAGTTCAGGACCGCGCAGATTATATGCCAGCCTACCAGCGGGATAAGGTCCTCACGGACAACTTGGGACCTAACTGGCGGGACCTCTTCGAGTCCTTTGAGGAAGTCCCGATGGCAGCCGCTTCTATCGGTCAAGTGCACGGAGCCGTTCTTAAGAGTACGGGTCAACCAGTAGCCGTGAAGATCCAATACCCCGGTGTCGCTGACTCCATCGATTCGGACCTCAACAAcctttccatccttcttACGGCGTCGCGCATCCTCCCTCGCGGTCTATACCTCGACAAAACTATTGCGAACGCACGAACAGAACTTGCCTGGGAATGCGACTACACCCGCGAAGCCGAATGCGGAAACCGCTTCCGCGAGCTCCTGAAGGACGACCCCATCTTCCACGTCCCCGAGATCATTCCCGAAGCCTCCGGCAAAAACGTCCTCACAATGGAGCGCCTCAACGGTATCGCCGTCACCAAGATCCAAAATTTCACACAAGACCAGCGTGACTGGATCGGAACCCAAATCCTCCGTCTGTGTCTCCGTGAAATCACCGAATTCAAATACATGCAGACAGACCCCAACTGGACAAATTTCCTCTACAACGCCTCGACCAACAATCTAGAGCTCCTCGATTTTGGTGCCTCAAGAGCCTACCCCTCCAGTTTTATCGACAAATAtgtccaaaccctcctcgctGCTTCCCGATCAGATAGAGAGACATGCCACACCCTCTCCATCGAACTAGGCTACCTAACAGGCCACGAATCTCGCGCTATGGTCGATGCCCATGTATCGtccatcctcaccctcgcgGAGCCATTTATGGACTCGTCACCTGATGTCTATGATTTCCAAGACCAGACAATCACGGACCGCGTACGGGATTTAATCCCTATTATGATAAGGGAGAGATTAGCGCCACCCCCTGAGGAGACATACAGTCTGCATAGGAAGCTGAGTGGGGCATTTTTGCTTTGCGCGAGGTTGGGCAGTAGAGTCCGTTGTAAGGAGTTGTTCAAGGATGCTACGGAGAAGGTAGACGGTAGTAAGTAG
- a CDS encoding uncharacterized protein (TransMembrane:3 (o6-30i37-56o62-87i)), whose translation MGFLSALSTFVSIILVYPVYYVAFCAYFLLSLVASPFIYLGSLCLWLVLLPVKIVLSLKALLIYLGVASLAGAGAALLLYSITTLAIDALLGRVSSSTTVARLKPRPGHHAIEDVKSEPSNGPGESNALLDNWGWGVDANPLKKSGLVSETILEEESQNSEI comes from the exons ATGGGCTTCCTCTCCGCTCTGTCAACGTTCGTCTCCATCATCCTGGTATACCCCGTTTACTATGTAGCGTTTTGCGCATACTTTCTCCTAAGCCTTGTGGCCTCACCTTTCATATACCTGGGCTCGTTATGCCTCTGGTTGGTTCTCTTGCCAGTAAAAATCGTGCTCAGCCTCAAA GCGCTCTTAATCTACCTCGGGGTAGCTTCActggctggtgctggtgcggCTTTGCTCTTGTACTCAATAACGACCTTGGCTATTGATGCATTATTGGGTCGCGTTTCAAGTTCTACGACTGTTGCCCGCCTCAAGCCTAGGCCGGGGCATCATGCAATCGAGGATGTCAAGTCCGAACCCTCCAACGGCCCTGGGGAAAGCAATGCCTTATTGGATAATTGGGGCTGGGGGGTAGACGCAAATCCCCTGAAAAAGAGTGGATTGGTGTCTGAAACGatattggaagaagagagtCAGAATTCCGAGATCTGA
- a CDS encoding putative Snf1 kinase complex beta-subunit Gal83 (COG:G;~EggNog:ENOG410PIQS;~InterPro:IPR037256,IPR014756,IPR030077,IPR013783, IPR032640,IPR006828;~PFAM:PF16561,PF04739;~go_component: GO:0031588 - nucleotide-activated protein kinase complex [Evidence IEA];~go_function: GO:0005515 - protein binding [Evidence IEA];~go_process: GO:0007165 - signal transduction [Evidence IEA];~go_process: GO:0045859 - regulation of protein kinase activity [Evidence IEA]) produces MGNNPSKGPAGDGPSPVTSGTTSLTASTSDKRAARGPSPSGPPSTTKAPVADASASRETATGQSSSQNQASVHRHLQTRNVADSPTRTVDRSDPHESKRAVSPSRKLRSPDPSHPVQVPLSRAAAARRDPYESAVTPSAPPHKMYYSASHHLQRPPRMPLPIGDATATPGSPISGPDDASPLAPAHAPSDKTATANPDMTTIEDEETVDELQPYTTSGVGKAVPTTIEWTSGGNKVYVTGTFVNWEKKFRLHKSENNPGVFSTKLNLRPGTHHLKFIVDGEMRAADNLPTAVDFTNHLVNYIELSADDLNRPRRDSDKGSSPSGTNPPQVALDEVADGSTESAIDDDKSEKEEEPEEIQIGDFRGVIPQFLLDLDKDEESAPYQQAVSIIGDGPTPPSLPLFLGKSILNGTTPMKDDSSLLNNPNHTVLNHLATSSIKNGVLATSVTTRYKRKYVTTILYKPTGDIGE; encoded by the exons ATGGGCAATAACCCTTCCAAGGGCCCTGCGGGAGACGGCCCGAGTCCGGTAACTTCGGGCACCACGAGCCTGACGGCATCGACGAGTGATAAAAGAGCAGCTCGCGGTCCCTCACCCAGCGGCccccccagcaccaccaaaGCGCCCGTAGCCGATGCATCTGCCTCAAGAGAAACCGCAACTGGTCAATCGTCCTCCCAAAACCAGGCTTCTGTCCACCGGCACCTGCAGACCCGCAATGTCGCAGATTCGCCAACGCGGACTGTAGATCGGTCTGATCCCCACGAGTCCAAGAGGGCAGTTTCTCCCTCGAGGAAGCTTCGATCCCCCGATCCCTCCCACCCTGTTCAGGTCCCTCTTTCTcgcgcagctgctgctcgacgCGACCCGTACGAATCTGCTGTTACCCCGTCGGCCCCGCCTCACAAGATGTACTATAGTGCGtcccatcatcttcagcgtCCGCCCAGGATGCCTCTGCCGATTGGTGATGCTACAGCTACACCAGGGTCACCCATTAGCGGGCCTGATGATGCGAGCCCCCTCGCTCCTGCGCATGCACCAAGTGATAAGACCGCCACGGCCAATCCCGACATGACCACGatcgaagatgaagaaactGTGGATGAACTCCAGCCATATACTACAAGCGGTGTGGGAAAAGCTGTTCCCACAACCATCGAATGGACGTCTGGTGGTAACAAAGTCTACGTAACGGGAACTTTCGTCAactgggagaagaagttTCGGCTTCATAAAAG TGAAAATAACCCCGGTGTCTTTTCCACCAAGTTAAATCTCCGCCCGGGAACGCATCATCTCAAGTttattgttgatggtgagaTGCGCGCCGCGGACAACCTCCCAACTGCTGTCGATTTTACAAATCACCTGGTCAACTATATCGAACTTAGTGCAGACGACTTAAATCGACCGAGGAGGGACAGTGACAAAGGGTCATCGCCGTCGGGTACCAACCCTCCCCAAGTAGCTCTCGATGAAGTCGCGGATGGATCGACCGAATCCGCCATCGACGACGATAAATCagaaaaagaggaggaaccGGAGGAAATCCAAATTGGCGATTTCCGTGGCGTCATCCCGCAGTTCCTCCTGGATCTTGACAAAGATGAGGAGAGTGCTCCTTACCAGCAAGCTGTCAGCATCATTGGCGATGGGCCAACACCACCAAGCCTTCCACTTTTCCTTGGGAAATCTATCCTAAACGGCACCACACCCATGAAAGACGACAGCAGTCTTCTCAATAACCCTAATCATACCGTGCTGAACCATCTCGCCACAAGCAGCATCAAAAACGGCGTATTAGCCACAAGTGTGACAACGAGATATAAACGGAAG TACGTTACGACAATTTTGTATAAGCCAACCGGGGATATCGGTGAATAA